The genomic DNA GAGCCGTCTACACCGAAGTCCTGGTCCCGTCGATGGCCGATGCCGCCGCGGCGGCCGCCCACTCGGTGCACGCGGCCGGTGCAGATGCGTCGGGCCATCTCTCGATCGATATCCGCAGTGACCGGGCCGTGTTGCGGCTGCGCACGCATGACGCCGGTGCGGTGACCCAGCGGGATCTGGATCTGGCCAGCGAGGTGTCACAGGCGCTGGCCGCACGCGGCTTCGAGCTGACCACCGCGCCCGGAGCCATCCAGGCGATCGAGATCGCGATCGACGCCCTCGACATCGGTTCCGTCCGCCCGTTCTGGAAAGCCGTCACCGGCTATATCGACGAACCCGGCAACAGCGACCTCAACGCGGGACTCGTCGACCCGTTCGGCCGTGGCCCGGCGATCTGGTTTCAGCAGATGGATTCCCCGCGGCCGGGACAATTGGACGCTTCGCATCCGCCACGCAACCGAGTCCATCTCGACATCGACGTCACCCACGAGGCGGCGCCGGGCCGGGTCGACGCGGCCCTGGCGGCCGGCGGCACGTTGGTCAGCGATCGCGTCGCGCCACGCTTCTGGGTACTGGCCGACGCGGAGGGCAACGAGGCCTGCATCTGTACCTGGCAGGGCCGCGACTGAAGGCATCGCTAAGGTTGTCGCCTGTGATCACCCGTATGTCCGAGCTGTTCCTGCGAACCCTGCGTGACGACCCCGCCGATGCCGAGGTACCCAGCCACAAGCTGCTGATCCGGGCCGGCTATGTCCGTCCGGTCGGCCCCGGTATCTACAGCTGGCTGCCGCTGGGCCTGCGGGTGCTGCGCCGGATCGAGAACATCGTGCGGGAAGAGATGAATGCGATCGGCGGTCAGGAGATCCTGCTGCCCGCGCTGCTGCCGCGTGGCGCGTATGAGACCACCAACCGGTGGACCGAGTACGGCGACACCCTGTTCCGGCTGCAGGACCGGCGCGGCAACGACTATCTGCTCGGGCCGACGCACGAGGAGATCTTCACGCTGACGGTCAAGGGGGAGTACTCCTCCTACAAGGACTTCCCGGTGATCCTGTACCAGGTCCAGATCAAGTACCGCGACGAGGCGCGGCCCCGCGCAGGCATTCTGCGTGGCCGCGAGTTCGTGATGAAGGACTCGTACTCGTTCGACGTGGACGACGACGGTCTCAAAAACGCCTACCACGCCCACCGCGAGGCATACCAGAAGATCTTCGGCCGCCTGGGTGTGCGCTACGTGATCGTGTCGGCGGTCTCGGGCGCGATGGGCGGCAGCGCCTCGGAGGAGTTCCTGGCCGAGAGCGATATCGGTGAGGACACGTTCGTGCGCTGCCTGGACTCCGGGTACGCCGCCAACGTCGAAGCGGTGATCACCCGGGCGCCGGCGCCGCTGCCGATCGAGGGGCAGCCCGCCGCTGCGGTCCACGACACGCCGGACACCCCGACCATCGCGACCCTGGTCGACTGGGCCAACTCGGCTGACCTGGAACAGTTCTCGGGTCGAAAGGTCACCGCTGCCGACACCCTGAAGAACGTCCTGCTCAAGACCCGCGAGCCCGGCGGCGACTGGGAGCTGCTGGCAGTCGGCGTGCCCGGTGACCGTGAGGTCGACGAGAAGCGCCTGGGTGCTGCGCTGGAGCCGGCCGAGTTCGCCCTGCTCGATGATGCCGATTTCGCCAGGAACCCGTTCCTGGTCAAGGGGTACGTCGGACCGAAGGCCTTGCTGGACAACGGAGTTCGCTACCTCGTCGATCCGCGCGTGGTGGACGGCACGGCCTGGATCACCGGTGCCGACGCGCCCAACAAGCACGTGGTCGGCCTGGTCGCCGGCCGCGACTTCACTCCCGACGGCACCATCGAGGCCGCCGAGGTCCGTGACGGCGATGCGTCTCCGGACGGTGCCGGTGTGCTGACCTCGGCGCGCGGGATCGAGATCGGCCACATCTTCCAGTTGGGCCGCAAGTACGCCGATGCCTTCACCGCCGACGTGCTCGGCGAGGACGGCAAGCCGGTGCGGCTCACGATGGGTTCCTACGGCATCGGGGTGTCCCGCATGGTTGCGGTGATCGCCGAGCAGCAGCACGACGAGCTCGGGCTGCGCTGGCCGGCGGCGGTCGCACCGTTCGACGTGCACGTCGTGGTGGCGAACAAGGATGACGCCGCACGGACCGGGGCCACCGAACTCGTCGCGGCGCTCGACCGGCTTGGCCACGAGGTGCTGTTCGACGACCGCAAGGCCTCACCCGGAGTGAAGTTCAAGGACGCCGAGCTGCTGGGCATGCCGTGGATCGTGGTGGTCGGCCGCGGCTTCTCCGAAGGCGTGGTGGAGTTGCGTAACCGGTTCACCGGGGAGAACCGGGAGATCGCCGTCGACGACGCGGCCGCCGAGATCTCGGCTGCACTCACCGCAGGCTGAACGCGGTTATTCGCCGCCGCCGGGGAATGCGACCGTCACCGGCCAGGCGTCGACGATCGCGCGCCACTTGGCGGCCGTGACGGCCGTCTGGGTCAGCGCGGTCACCGCAAAGGAGCGGTCGTCGGCGCTGGTCGCCTGTTCCAGAACCGCACGCCAGGCCACCGAGGAGTCTTCCTCCATGCGAATCGCGAGGTTGGCGGCGTCGGTCGGATCGGTTACCGGCGCGGGCAGTTGATACCCGGCGGCGGGTAGCGGCGGGGTGACCGAGCGCGCTTCGAGCATGGCCATGGTCGCCTCGCGCCGGGCCCGGTGCTCGGCCATCGCCGTGGCTACCAAGGCGTTGTCCTCGACCGTCGAATGGGCCGACACCAGCCCGTAGCCGTAGATGGCCCCGTGTTCCACGGCCACCGCGTCGAACAGCGCGGCATCGGCGGCCGTGTTCGGCCGGGCGGGCGAGGTGGTGGCCCGCGGTCCCGGTGGGGTCGGTCCTGGTGAGGTCACTTTGCACCTCCCAGTGCGACGGTGTAGCCGGCCGTGCATGAGGCGGCGATCGATCCGAGCAGGCCGGCGCGATAACCGGACAACCTGCGGGCCAGCCCGGCGGCCCGGTCGGCGGACTCCTTGAGCGCGTTGACCACGTCGTCGACGCTGGGCGCCGATGCGTCTGTCCCGGCGCCCGGGGCGGCCTTGGCCGTGCTCTTGGTGGTGGAGGTGGTGGCGTTCGCTGGGGCGGTACCCGTCATCCGGGTCAACTCGTCGGACAGGGCTTTGGCGTGCGCGGTGCGATCGGTCGTCACCGCGTTCAATGCCCGGGTGACCGGTGCCTGCGGAGGCTGGGCGGCCGCCGCGTCGGCGGCCAGTGCGCTGTCGGCGCGGGCCCGGTCCCACTGCGCGGTCAGGTCGTCCACTTCGGGTTGAGACGTCGTCGTACTGCAGGCGGCGGCGGTGGCGCCCAGCAGGGCAAGGGCCGCGGCCGAGAGCAGTACGCGCCGCCGGCTGATGTCTGCATGGGCGCTCGGCACGTGAACATCCTGCCATTGCTCAGGTACTCGCCTGACGCGGCGCTGACTGGTCGTCCGGCGCCGGCGCGACGACATTCGCCACGCACCGGAATTCGATTGGCGGTTGCTGCCGGGGGCCTGGCGTATCGTAGATAGGCAATTCCGGGGCTGATCCAGGTGGCTGGCCCTGGGATTTGTGTCGGAGACAATTCAAGATGAGGAGCTCGCCGTGGCACCGGATCCAAAGTTGCGGTCTGCGGATTTGCCGTCGCAGACGCAGGTGATCGAGCTACTTGACGGCGAGTTCGCGCGCGCCGGATACGAAATCGACGATGTCGTCATCGACGCGTCGACTCGTCCGCCCCGCATCACCGTGATCGCCGATGGCGACGAGGGTCTCAATCTCGATTCCCTGGCAGCGCTGTCGCGGAGTGCATCTGAATTGCTCGACCAACTCTCGCAGGGCGACACGCCGTATGTGCTCGACGTCACCTCACCGGGTGTGGACCGTCCGCTGACCAAGGCCAAGCATTTCCGCCGCGCTCGCGGGCGTAAGGCCGAGCTCACGCTGACCGACGGTTCGGTGTTCACCGGAAGGGTGGGGGAAACCGACGGCACCGTACTGAAAGTCGTGGTGCCGGAAGGCCGCGATCTGGCCATCCGTGAGATCGCTCTTGTTGATATCGCCAAAGCTATTGTCCAAGTGGAGTTTTCACCTCCGAACCGACGTGAATTAGAACTGTCGGGCGAAACCGGGAAGGGGGCCGGCGAATGAACATCGACATGGCGGCGCTGCATGCCATCGAGGCCGACAAGGGCATCACGGTCGACGTGGTTGTCGAGACCATCAAATCGGCGCTGCTCACCGCGTATCGCCATACCGAGGGGCATGAGCCCGACGCGCACATCGACATCGACCGTAAGTCCGGCGTGGTCAAGGTGATCGCCCGTCAGACCGATGCCGACGGCAATGTCCTGCACGAATGGGATGACACGCCCGAGGGATTCGGCCGGATCGCGGCGACGACGGCCCGTCAAGTGATCTTGCAGCGGTTGCGCGACGCGGAGAACGAAAAGACCTATGGGGAGTTCGCGGCTCACGAGGGCGACATCGTGGCCGGGGTCATCCAGCGCGATGCGCGGGCCAACGCCCGCGGGCTGGTCGTCGTGCGGATCGGCAGCGAGACCAAGGGATCCGAAGGGGTGATCCCCAGCGCCGAGCAGGTGCCAGGGGAGCGCTACGAGCACGGCGACCGGCTGCGGTGCTACGTCGTCGGCGTCACCCGGGGCGCCCGCGAACCGATGATCACGCTGTCACGCACCCACCCGAACCTGGTCCGCAAGCTGTTCTCGTTGGAGGTACCCGAGATCGCCGACGAGTCGGTGGAGATCGTGGCGGTCGCCCGCGAGGCCGGGCACAGGTCCAAGATCGCAGTGGCCTCGCGGGTCCCCGGGCTCAACGCCAAGGGGGCCTGTATCGGCCCGATGGGCCAGCGCGTGCGCAATGTGATGAGCGAACTGTCCGGCGAGAAGATCGACATCATCGACTACGACGAGGACCCCTCCCGGTTCGTCGCCAACGCCCTGTCTCCGGCCAAGGTCGTGTCGGTGTCGGTGATCGACGAGGCTGCGCGGGCGGCACGGGTGATCGTGCCGGACTTCCAGCTTTCCCTGGCGATCGGCAAAGAAGGACAGAACGCCAGGTTGGCGGCCCGGCTCACCGGTTGGCGGATCGATATCCGCAGCGATGCGGCGCCGCAACCCGATCATGACGTCCGGCCCGGGGCGGTGCACGACTGACAGTGGTGACCGGCGTTTCGGACCACAGGCCTCGGGGCGGTAGACTCAGCCGTGATCCAGCGCGAGACTCCGGCTCTGACGCATCGAAGCACCTCCGACACCTCTGTCGGACCAGTGCGGACCTGCGTCGGGTGCCGGAAGCGAGAGTTGGCCGCCGAGTTGCTTCGAGTGGTTGCGGTGACCGACGGGAACGGGACTTGTTCCGTAACCGTTGACCCCGCGGCAAGCCTGCCTGGGCGTGGTGCGTGGTTGCATCCCGATCAGCAGTGCGCACAAATGGCAGTGCGGCGACGAGCCTTCGTCCGAGCGTTGCGACTCACCGGTTCACCGGATACATCCGCGGTGATCGAGTACGTCGAGAGCATCTGTGAAGATCACCGAAGCTCTGGATGAACTCGGACGCCCGGCAACAGAACAGGTAGCGAAGAACATGAGCACACCGTGAAGTCCCGATGACCATGCGTCATAGCTAAACCCGAGGCGCGGCACCTACCACCGCTGTCGCCTCCAAACGAGGAGATGTAGTGGCAGCAGGTAAGGCCCGTGTACACGAGTTGGCGAAGGAACTCGGTGTCACCAGCAAGGAACTTTTAGCCAAGCTCAAGGAGCAAGGCGAGTTCGTCAAATCGGCATCCTCCACGGTGGAGGCGCCGGTCGCGCGTCGTTTGCGCGAAACTGTCGGCCCCAAGCCCGGCGGTAAGAAGACCGAAGACAAGCCCCGCCCGCAGGGCAGCGCTGCAGCACCTGCGGCGCCCAAGCCCGGTACCCCGGCTCCCAGCCCCGCGACGGCGGCCAAGCCGGCACCGGCCAAACCCGCCGCCCCCGCGGCCCCGGTGGTCGAACCCCAGGCTCCGGCAGCCGAGGTGGCCCCGGTTGCTCCGGCCCGTCCAGCGGCACCCAAGCCGGCTGCCCCGCAGCCTCCGGCCGAGCCCAGTGCCCCGGCCGCCGCTGCGCCCAGCGCCCCGGCAGAGCCGGCTCCTGGCGCCACGCCCGGTCCCCGGCCTACTCCTGGTGCCACCCCCGGCCCCCGTCCGGGTCCGGCGTCGGGCGCCCCGAAGCCGGCCCCGCGTGCCCCGCGAGTCGGCAACAACCCGTTCTCCTCGCAGCAGCCGGTCGAGCGGCCCATCCCGCGGCCTCAGCCGCGGCCCGGGGCCCCACGTCCCGGCGGCGGCCCGCGTCCGTCGCCCGGCAACATGCCTCCGCGTCCGGCAGGCGCCGGTGCTCCCGGACGGGGCGGCCCACGTCCCGGCCCGCGTCCCGGCGGTGGCCCCCGTCCCGGCGGTGCCGGTCAGGGTGCGCGTCCCGGTGGCGGCGGCGGTGGTAACTACCGCGGTGGCGGTGCCGGTGCCGGTGCAGGCGGCGGTGCGCCCGCTGGTGGCGGCGGTGGATTCCGCGGTCGCCCCGGTGGTGGTGGCGGTGGTCGCCCCGGTCAGCGCGGTGGCGCAGCCGGTGCGTTCGGTCGTCCCGGTGGTGCCCCCAAGCGCGGCCGTAAGTCGAAACGGGCGAAACGCGCCGAATACGAGAACATGCAGGCGCCGGTCGTCGGTGGCGTGCGGTTGCCCAAGGGCAACGGCGAGACCATCCGGCTGGCCCGCGGCGCATCGCTCAGCGACTTCGCCGAGAAGATCGACGCCAACCCGGCCGCACTGGTCCAGGCGCTGTTCAACCTCGGTGAGATGGTCACGGCAACCCAGTCGGTCGGTGACGACACTCTGGAGCTGCTCGGCAGCGAGATGAACTTCAAGGTGCAGGTCGTCT from Mycobacterium sp. DL440 includes the following:
- a CDS encoding VOC family protein; translation: MNRGEISEAVGPLGWRLVLGAVYTEVLVPSMADAAAAAAHSVHAAGADASGHLSIDIRSDRAVLRLRTHDAGAVTQRDLDLASEVSQALAARGFELTTAPGAIQAIEIAIDALDIGSVRPFWKAVTGYIDEPGNSDLNAGLVDPFGRGPAIWFQQMDSPRPGQLDASHPPRNRVHLDIDVTHEAAPGRVDAALAAGGTLVSDRVAPRFWVLADAEGNEACICTWQGRD
- a CDS encoding proline--tRNA ligase, with protein sequence MITRMSELFLRTLRDDPADAEVPSHKLLIRAGYVRPVGPGIYSWLPLGLRVLRRIENIVREEMNAIGGQEILLPALLPRGAYETTNRWTEYGDTLFRLQDRRGNDYLLGPTHEEIFTLTVKGEYSSYKDFPVILYQVQIKYRDEARPRAGILRGREFVMKDSYSFDVDDDGLKNAYHAHREAYQKIFGRLGVRYVIVSAVSGAMGGSASEEFLAESDIGEDTFVRCLDSGYAANVEAVITRAPAPLPIEGQPAAAVHDTPDTPTIATLVDWANSADLEQFSGRKVTAADTLKNVLLKTREPGGDWELLAVGVPGDREVDEKRLGAALEPAEFALLDDADFARNPFLVKGYVGPKALLDNGVRYLVDPRVVDGTAWITGADAPNKHVVGLVAGRDFTPDGTIEAAEVRDGDASPDGAGVLTSARGIEIGHIFQLGRKYADAFTADVLGEDGKPVRLTMGSYGIGVSRMVAVIAEQQHDELGLRWPAAVAPFDVHVVVANKDDAARTGATELVAALDRLGHEVLFDDRKASPGVKFKDAELLGMPWIVVVGRGFSEGVVELRNRFTGENREIAVDDAAAEISAALTAG
- a CDS encoding ferritin-like domain-containing protein — its product is MTSPGPTPPGPRATTSPARPNTAADAALFDAVAVEHGAIYGYGLVSAHSTVEDNALVATAMAEHRARREATMAMLEARSVTPPLPAAGYQLPAPVTDPTDAANLAIRMEEDSSVAWRAVLEQATSADDRSFAVTALTQTAVTAAKWRAIVDAWPVTVAFPGGGE
- the rimP gene encoding ribosome maturation factor RimP; its protein translation is MAPDPKLRSADLPSQTQVIELLDGEFARAGYEIDDVVIDASTRPPRITVIADGDEGLNLDSLAALSRSASELLDQLSQGDTPYVLDVTSPGVDRPLTKAKHFRRARGRKAELTLTDGSVFTGRVGETDGTVLKVVVPEGRDLAIREIALVDIAKAIVQVEFSPPNRRELELSGETGKGAGE
- the nusA gene encoding transcription termination factor NusA translates to MNIDMAALHAIEADKGITVDVVVETIKSALLTAYRHTEGHEPDAHIDIDRKSGVVKVIARQTDADGNVLHEWDDTPEGFGRIAATTARQVILQRLRDAENEKTYGEFAAHEGDIVAGVIQRDARANARGLVVVRIGSETKGSEGVIPSAEQVPGERYEHGDRLRCYVVGVTRGAREPMITLSRTHPNLVRKLFSLEVPEIADESVEIVAVAREAGHRSKIAVASRVPGLNAKGACIGPMGQRVRNVMSELSGEKIDIIDYDEDPSRFVANALSPAKVVSVSVIDEAARAARVIVPDFQLSLAIGKEGQNARLAARLTGWRIDIRSDAAPQPDHDVRPGAVHD
- a CDS encoding YlxR family protein, which codes for MTDGNGTCSVTVDPAASLPGRGAWLHPDQQCAQMAVRRRAFVRALRLTGSPDTSAVIEYVESICEDHRSSG